The proteins below come from a single Pichia kudriavzevii chromosome 2, complete sequence genomic window:
- a CDS encoding uncharacterized protein (PKUD0B02270; similar to Saccharomyces cerevisiae YIL118W (RHO3); ancestral locus Anc_2.249) codes for MGTVQRKIVILGDGACGKTSLLNVFTRGYFPKVYEPTVFENYIHDIFIDGQQVQLSLWDTAGQEEFDKLRSLSYSDTHCIILCFSIDSHDSLDNVKNKWVGEILEHCEGVKLILVALKADLRQSNDHTDEDLNLGTSAYNNDGKLKRLVSYEEGVAVAKEIGALRYLECSAMKNRGVKEVFTEAARIALTSTPSAVTNIGVSNEGSSSSSCAIM; via the coding sequence ATGGGTACagttcaaagaaaaattgtCATCTTAGGTGATGGTGCATGTGGTAAAACCTCTTTACTTAATGTTTTCACCCGTGggtattttccaaaagttTACGAGCCAACAGTGTTTGAAAACTACATCCATGACATTTTTATTGATGGACAACAGGTTCAATTGTCATTATGGGATACTGCTGGTCAAGAAGAGTTTGATAAGTTGAGATCATTATCATACTCTGATACCCATTGTATCATACTTTGCTTTTCGATTGATTCTCATGACTCTCTAGATAACGTTAAGAATAAATGGGTTGGCGAGATTTTGGAACACTGTGAAGGAGTtaaattgattttggttGCATTAAAGGCTGATTTGAGACAATCTAACGATCACACCGATGAAGATCTAAATTTAGGTACTTCTGCTTATAATAATGATGGAAAGCTTAAAAGATTGGTTAGCTACGAAGAaggtgttgctgttgctaAAGAAATTGGTGCTTTGAGGTACTTGGAATGTTCAGCTATGAAAAATAGAGGTGTCAAGGAGGTCTTCACAGAAGCTGCAAGAATTGCACTAACTTCAACTCCGTCAGCAGTGACCAACATTGGTGTCTCAAACGAGGGTTCATCGTCATCTAGCTGTGCTATAATGTaa
- a CDS encoding uncharacterized protein (PKUD0B02275), which yields MAKGERRTARGGKSGKNLVGLQNNPLFRALNGKSTKGSNVSTNKEIPAKLTDNPLLKRLDMYNKNLGKDNRNKNQVSKRLANNRLAMALNIVPTLGANNSIGLKPPKFSKSNKKATISKSNRKSSIPKGPSGSGINVMDDNKPTTNRDVTFKNASLIPFMRLQNLTPDASESDIRMVLSKILGPTLKIMKMGATYNGKPSVTAEVFFIHEEKLEEYVQRMDKIQADGRILRAHISYKSWIINSDRLWDSVLKEVAMLKQQQIKRQVLENDGLVLP from the coding sequence ATGGctaaaggagaaagaaggaCAGCTCGTGGAGGGAAATCGGGGAAAAACTTGGTGGGGCTTCAGAACAACCCACTTTTTAGAGCATTGAATGGTAAAAGTACAAAAGGTTCAAATGTGAGCACAAACAAGGAAATTCCTGCAAAGCTGACAGACAATCCGTTGCTGAAGAGGTTAGACATGTACAACAAAAACTTGGGGAAAGACAATcgaaataaaaatcaagTTAGTAAGAGACTGGCAAATAATAGATTGGCTATGGCTCTTAATATTGTTCCTACTCTTGGTGCAAATAATTCCATTGGTCTAAAACCCccaaaattttcaaaaagcAATAAAAAGGCTACTATTTCCAAGTCAAATAGAAAGAGCAGCATTCCAAAAGGCCCCAGTGGAAGTGGAATCAATGTGATGGATGATAATAAACCCACTACTAATAGAGATGTGACGTTTAAAAATGCATCACTGATACCTTTTATGAGATTACAAAACCTCACTCCAGATGCTTCGGAATCTGATATTAGGATGGTTTTGTCGAAAATATTGGGCCCAAcgttgaaaataatgaaaatgggtGCAACTTATAATGGTAAACCATCTGTTACTGCAGAAGTCTTTTTTATTCATGAAGAAAAGTTGGAGGAATATGTCCAAAGGATGGATAAAATCCAAGCAGATGGTAGGATTTTACGTGCACATATATCCTACAAATCATGGATTATCAATTCAGATAGGCTCTGGGATAGTGTATTAAAGGAAGTTGCGATGTTAAAACAGCAACAGATTAAAAGGCAAGTACTGGAGAATGATGGACTTGTACTCCCATaa
- a CDS encoding uncharacterized protein (PKUD0B02277), with translation MYRRLGSHPSSVDSASGISGLLKSSVSVILLNIKQLKLILLTALIAFGIFSFTLPGSSISAKLDALNHHPLYYAATSNNSTDPMYIRESPPKMNKKSFKSIHNRLKFFFPYDGEQEVENNIWQLWKYRADNPNFPEECFKHMERWRLVNSEYNHNVITIDEAEQQVFNIFSYEMTEVIEAYNILPDIRLKFEFLKYLLIYTSGGVYADIDTLDATPVKFWHHSSLKPNRVMVGVDVDYNDVNWDILYNRRLSFSTKIFQAKSHHPFFTKLIARIVYTILNHKEDILSIDWNEAFKNVDSNNEPLTQLLSESIFTDTLFEYLNGLDNPIVHRVARTEKDLIPTEIFGPETDQVFSYKLFTLSKGPTQIDDILVMPQITFRGPSSGQHKGQINKNSYENEYNDEKPEDYYYARPLHFLSWDSLLSHEQ, from the coding sequence ATGTACAGAAGATTGGGGAGCCATCCGTCGTCTGTGGACTCTGCATCTGGAATTTCTGGACTCTTAAAATCTAGTGTCAGTGTTATACTTCTTAACATCAAGCAATTGAAACTAATACTGCTGACTGCATTGATTGCATTCGGTATCTTTTCATTTACTCTTCCAGGCTCATCTATATCTGCAAAATTAGATGCACTAAACCACCATCCATTATACTATGCGGCGACGTCTAATAATTCAACAGATCCAATGTATATCAGGGAATCCCCGCCAAAAATGAACAAGAAATCATTCAAGTCCATCCACAATAGGCTAAAGTTTTTCTTCCCATATGACGGAGAACAAGAAGTTGAGAATAATATCTGGCAGTTATGGAAGTATAGAGCAGACAATCCTAATTTCCCAGAGGAGTGTTTCAAACATATGGAAAGATGGAGACTTGTAAATTCTGAGTATAATCATAATGTGATAACGATTGATGAGGCAGAACAACAAGTTTTTAATATCTTTTCATACGAAATGACAGAAGTGATCGAAGCCTACAACATTTTGCCAGATATCAGACTGAAGTTCGAGTTCCTCAAGTATCTTTTGATCTACACGAGTGGTGGTGTTTATGCTGATATCGATACGCTAGATGCAACGCCCGTAAAATTTTGGCACCATTCTTCCTTGAAACCAAATAGGGTTATGGTCGGTGTTGATGTGGACTATAACGATGTTAATTGGGATATTCTATACAACAGAAGATTGTCGTTTAGTACAAAGATTTTTCAAGCCAAATCTCACCATCCATTTTTCACAAAGTTGATTGCCAGAATCGTTTATACTATTTTAAACCACAAGGAAGATATTTTGAGCATTGACTGGAATGAAGCATTCAAGAATGTCGATTCTAACAACGAACCTTTGACCCAGCTACTATCCGAGTCTATATTTACCGATACATTGTTCGAGTATTTGAATGGATTGGATAACCCGATTGTTCATAGAGTTGCAAGAACAGAAAAAGATTTGATACCAACTGAAATCTTTGGCCCAGAGACAGATCAAGTTTTCAGTTACAAGTTGTTTACCTTATCCAAGGGACCAACTCAAATCGATGATATATTAGTCATGCCTCAAATAACCTTTCGGGGCCCTAGTTCTGGTCAGCATAAAGGACAGATAAATAAGAACTCATATGAGAACGAATACAACGACGAGAAGCCTGAAGATTATTATTATGCCAGACCGCTACACTTTTTATCGTGGGATTCTTTATTGAGTCACGAACAATGA
- a CDS encoding uncharacterized protein (PKUD0B02280; Pfam Domains: VPS9(1.6e-09)), whose product MFYTPPTKSDWKSETAITHSYDTNSGFTSNSNSDLESQDVTIDTQDTKDAESEYSAIEYHDNLEAIDKHLGSTNKNCDNTSTIQDDSSSYIESFEIPTESDLPVPLLKVYEKCLKELKEPKFERSLASFEIAELFQSFYRTFQLECKNYLTNDGKYEMKEMNQDSEYQYYRLNLTFERLLCDKFYNQIVFPLKGIPVDEFEKDFNDEFSDKLGCLSYLDIHFRNLDIELDPGLENKFLQLLEEKILPEFELFSAERSPTLKMKYLIKIHKKLSQILSDITEGKGNILNTDMYLPILIFSMIKLKELRAYFLVSQMITIKRFANEFIFDNSIEKLQIEKGKLLYVFANFEAAISYISSVTLENLGIPVPSPHWDLLPGSLKSRGELLTLLSVPLNLDSLEKKVLEFKEKNPLIIGASPTNENQNQSLFANPLNAWLEYPKVGITDQNIKSISDSIDAGLRNLVGRVSWLSSSNLDVTGREAPTVEEKSNQDKKTLLSETLLKQIQENDAYIAKIDVKKNDAELITSQTNIKDAPKAKYNIGMGGIRVSAKPTGDSNSMLTATSSSSLNKLNDFSKENTTSSQNLERSFSAGNITPLSPASNKPLNRANAIIRSRATSFINSTIFSVNSASGDPSTNISNSPTKEHLSSIFSSLENALDNVRNRSRGNSSATTGMNSVYPNNSNLNSIGGDANTANTIKSLENLLQPLKTPFEAMTIEDLQNMYATYQTAANVLHSS is encoded by the coding sequence ATGTTTTACACTCCGCCCACAAAATCTGATTGGAAATCAGAAACGGCAATCACGCATTCTTATGATACTAATTCAGGGTTTACGAGTAACTCCAACTCCGATTTAGAAAGCCAGGACGTGACAATCGATACACAGGACACAAAGGATGCAGAGAGTGAATATTCTGCTATTGAATACCATGATAATTTAGAAGCTATTGACAAGCACCTTGGatcaacaaacaaaaattgcGATAATACGAGTACAATACAGGATGACAGTTCCTCGTatattgaaagttttgaGATACCAACAGAATCTGACTTGCCAGTCCCCTTATTAAAGGTTTATGAGAAATGCCTAAAGGAATTAAAGGAACCTAAATTTGAGAGGTCCCTAGCtagttttgaaattgcCGAGCTATTCCAAAGCTTTTACAGAACATTTCAACTTGAATGTAAGAATTATTTAACCAACGATGGTAAATATGAAATGAAGGAAATGAATCAAGACTCTGAGTATCAATACTATAGGTTGAATCTTACGTTTGAGCGTCTACTTTGTGACAAGTTCTATAATCAAAtagtttttcctttgaagGGTATACCAGTTGACgaatttgagaaagatttcaatgatgaatttaGTGACAAGTTGGGATGCTTAAGTTATCTTGACATTCATTTCCGAAATTTAGATATAGAGCTAGACCCAGGATTGGAGAATAAGTTTCTCCAGTtattggaagaaaagaTCTTACCAGAATTTGAGTTATTTAGTGCCGAAAGGTCTCCAACCTTAAAGATGAAATATCTCATAAAAATACATAAAAAGTTGAGTCAGATCCTCTCAGATATAACTGAAGGGAAGGGTAACATTCTTAATACTGATATGTATTTACCAATTCTAATTTTCTCAATGATCAAACTGAAAGAGCTTCGTGCTTATTTCCTGGTTTCTCAAATGATTACAATAAAACGCTTTGCAAATGAGTTtatatttgataattcaaTAGAAAAGTTACAAATCGAAAAGGGTAAGTTGCTATATGTGtttgcaaattttgaagCAGCAATTTCATATATATCTTCAGTTACATTAGAAAACCTCGGCATACCGGTTCCATCTCCACACTGGGATCTATTACCCGGCAGTTTGAAAAGTAGGGGCGAGTTGTTGACACTACTTTCTGTCCCATTAAATTTGGATTCATTAGAGAAGAAAGTTCTTGAgttcaaagagaaaaaccCATTAATCATTGGTGCATCTCCAACCAATGAGAATCAAAATCAGTCTTTGTTTGCAAACCCCCTTAATGCATGGCTGGAATATCCTAAAGTTGGAATCACAgatcaaaatataaaaagtATAAGTGATTCTATAGATGCAGGCCTACGAAATTTAGTTGGTAGGGTTTCGTGGCTTAGTTCATCTAATTTGGATGTTACAGGAAGGGAGGCTCCAACAGTTGaggaaaaatcaaatcaagaTAAGAAGACGCTCTTATCCGAAACGTTACTCAAACAAATCCAGGAGAACGATGCGTATATTGCAAAGATAGATGTGAAAAAGAACGACGCCGAATTAATTACAAGCCAGACAAATATAAAGGACGCCCCAAAGGCCAAATACAACATTGGAATGGGTGGTATAAGAGTATCGGCAAAGCCAACAGGTGATTCCAATTCAATGTTAACCGCAACATCGTCCTCTTCCTTGAATAAGCTGAATGACTTCTCAAAGGAGAACACCACCAGTAGTCAAAATCTAGAGAGGAGTTTCAGCGCTGGCAACATTACACCTTTATCGCCGGCATCCAACAAACCTTTGAATAGGGCAAATGCAATCATTAGAAGTCGTGCCACTAGTTTTATCAACTCTACAATATTTTCAGTTAATTCCGCCAGTGGTGACCCCTCTACTAATATCTCCAACTCTCCAACCAAGGAACACCTCTCATCCATTTTCTCGTCTCTAGAAAACGCATTAGATAATGTCCGAAACAGAAGCAGAGGGAATTCGTCTGCTACAACAGGCATGAACAGCGTGTATCCTAATAATAGTAATCTAAACTCTATAGGGGGAGATGCAAATACAGCCAACACTATTAAATCCTTAGAGAATCTTCTACAGCCATTAAAAACACCTTTCGAGGCCATGACCATCGAGGACCTCCAGAATATGTATGCTACTTATCAGACAGCAGCTAATGTTCTACATTCCTCATGA
- a CDS encoding uncharacterized protein (PKUD0B02290; similar to Saccharomyces cerevisiae YKL001C (MET14); ancestral locus Anc_2.510), translated as MATNITWHHNLTHEERSKIIGQPGATLWFTGLSASGKSTIACALERKLLEQKIQTYRLDGDNVRFGLNKDLGFSEADRNENIRRISEVAKLFADSCTIALTSFISPYKKDRDSARKLHEDANLPFIEVYVNVPLEVAEQRDPKGLYKKAREGLIKNFTGIDDPYEAPETPEIVLNTHEKSVEECADAIISYLKEKKIIA; from the coding sequence atggCAACCAACATCACTTGGCATCATAACTTGACTCATGAAGAGCGTTCAAAGATTATTGGACAACCAGGTGCAACATTGTGGTTTACTGGATTGAGTGCCTCCGGTAAGTCTACTATTGCCTGTGCTTTAGAAAGGAAACTTCTAGAACAAAAAATCCAAACCTATAGACTTGATGGTGACAATGTCAGATTTGGTTTGAACAAAGATTTAGGCTTCTCTGAGGCTGatagaaatgaaaacatcagAAGGATTTCTGAAGTCGCCAAACTCTTTGCAGATTCTTGTACTATTGCTTTGACTTCGTTCATTTCCCCATATAAGAAGGATAGAGATTCAGCTAGAAAGTTACACGAAGACGCAAACCTACCGTTTATTGAGGTCTATGTGAATGTTCCATTAGAGGTTGCAGAACAGAGAGATCCAAAAGGTTTATACAAAAAGGCAAGAGAAGGTCTGatcaaaaatttcacaGGTATTGATGATCCATATGAAGCACCAGAAACCCCTGAAATAGTTTTAAACACCCATGAGAAGTCCGTTGAAGAGTGTGCTGATGCAATTATTTCCTATctgaaggaaaagaagataattGCCTAA
- a CDS encoding uncharacterized protein (PKUD0B02300; similar to Saccharomyces cerevisiae YPR169W (JIP5); ancestral locus Anc_7.525): MAKTKTGKVVKEFKFTRRPIFNIHHQADPLFAAKCHPSEPVFVTGTATGHVQAYRYDIDKLEEIYEDQDKFPYDVSCVKYDDFDDGSITCQWHTKRHKSSCRDLCFDLPSGGEKVHTIGSEGVIKTADVKTGQVINKFISSKNNTFEDDGFEIGTYTKCVSTPRKEFLLVGDELGNLMCHDTRSKHLNLCYKPFKKLHLGEGINSINYCWPKSDYKIITTGSTTVCEIDLRKPGEPLHTSEDQEDEVLCAAWLDQEKQETMICGMGDVVTTWKPAMNAWNDQISRIRIAKGETVESLISAMDADSRYMYAGSSNGHIAKVDIIGGKVVERFLQHDPEEDDKVDEVLGLDLDLNYRLISFGTDGFKIWEEEKGDLEIDSEIDSDNGEEDKNRDPDDDGIYTDDLGSDSSDEEEIEEKVTLGDEIGEEVHDMEETEVDDSGLTNTEETVPRKRSLAESLKNRIELASSCIDDALHEKEETGLEEDVGVEVSDSDDDTDIGSTNGKVVELQEIRDELIARIENPVLDEPKNARERKRQKKLNKKEKQKGQHHHNHGIRKFEGL; the protein is encoded by the coding sequence ATGGCCAAGACTAAAACCGGGAAGGTAGTTAAGGAATTCAAGTTTACAAGGAGACCTATTTTTAATATACATCACCAAGCAGACCCATTGTTTGCAGCTAAGTGTCATCCTAGCGAGCCGGTTTTTGTTACTGGTACAGCTACTGGCCACGTTCAAGCTTATCGATATGACATTGACAAACTAGAAGAAATCTACGAAGATCAGGATAAATTTCCGTATGATGTAAGCTGTGTTAAATacgatgattttgatgatggtTCTATAACATGTCAATGGCACACCAAGAGACACAAATCTTCTTGTCGTGATCTATGCTTTGATTTACCATCAGGCGGGGAGAAGGTACATACGATAGGTTCAGAGGGTGTTATCAAAACTGCAGATGTTAAGACGGGACAAgtaatcaataaattcatAAGTAGCAAGAACAATACTTTTGAGGATGATGGCTTTGAGATTGGAACTTACACCAAATGTGTGAGTACTCCTCGTAAGGAGTTCTTATTAGTTGGTGATGAGCTAGGCAATTTGATGTGTCACGACACAAGAAGTAAGCACCTGAACCTTTGCTACAAACCGTTTAAGAAGTTACATTTAGGAGAAGGTATTAACTCTATAAACTACTGTTGGCCCAAGAGTGACTATAAAATAATTACCACAGGTAGCACCACTGTTTGTGAGATAGATTTAAGGAAACCTGGCGAACCTTTACATACGAGTGAAGATCAAGAGGACGAAGTATTGTGTGCTGCGTGGCTTGATCAGGAGAAACAGGAAACTATGATTTGTGGGATGGGTGATGTTGTTACTACCTGGAAACCAGCAATGAATGCGTGGAATGATCAAATCAGTAGAATAAGAATAGCCAAAGGTGAAACTGTTGAAAGTTTGATCAGTGCTATGGATGCTGATTCGAGGTATATGTATGCAGGATCTTCCAATGGACACATTGCGAAGGTTGACATTATAGGTGGTAAAGTTGTGGAACGGTTTTTACAGCATGACCCAGAAGAGGACGAcaaagttgatgaagtaTTAGGGTTAGATCTAGACCTTAACTACAGATTAATCAGTTTTGGAACCGATGGATTTAAAATATgggaagaggaaaaagGTGATTTAGAAATTGACAGTGAGATTGACAGTGACAATGGCGAGGAAGACAAAAACAGAGATCCTGATGACGATGGAATCTACACAGACGATTTGGGTAGCGATAGTTCTGACGAAGAGGAGATAGAAGAGAAGGTAACTTTAGGTGACGAAATTGGCGAAGAAGTTCATGATATGGAAGAGACTGAAGTTGATGACAGTGGGTTGACCAATACAGAAGAAACAGTGCCAAGGAAAAGGTCACTAGCtgaatcattgaaaaatagaatAGAGTTGGCTAGTTCTTGCATTGATGATGCTTTGCatgagaaggaggagacgggtttggaagaagatgttggtgttgaagTTTCCGACAGTGACGATGATACTGACATTGGTTCTACAAATGGCAAGGTTGTTGAACTACAAGAAATCAGAGATGAACTGATTGCGAGGATCGAGAATCCGGTGTTGGATGAACCAAAGAACgcaagagaaagaaagagacaGAAGAAACTCaacaagaaggaaaaacaaaaaggtCAGCACCATCACAACCATGGAATCCGCAAGTTTGAAGGCTTGTAA
- a CDS encoding uncharacterized protein (PKUD0B02310; similar to Saccharomyces cerevisiae YDL002C (NHP10); ancestral locus Anc_3.210) produces the protein MSTSTEEPAIPAVNNSPTPSTPRSAMESSAALKERDDESSSMVDEDRPAKGTRSITPHETEALRLKQKCKDLKQKIVDIETQNQIRAIGVSRAKDSISRLRFEYSLLLESLEKKNATLPFPDLKNFKPEDIDAETVSSLSLTDVTNLLSTTPLALANIKRFLPNALGDLISERQQQYINQAASSDQQAPSTSRTRRKRGTPNGSSASSRKRIRDPREPKRPTNAYLFFCDSERERVKSEWAEKNPNQHIDLSKAMTEVWRKMTDEDKKPYFEMYEKDKQRYQKAVEEFANIKEQERLNAQELLSSRAQSETASAEPETPVNGGFELDAHPDPDISQLDDANQTNEDIDENEGVEGEGDEEEDVDEDEEEEEEEEEANGSRLSTTAEVNGEPDGSEDLLLELDSEAHIEGEDGEDEDAAKDVTHESKDTEDEHLYDAAQLRSEPDTPLHE, from the coding sequence ATGTCCACATCTACAGAGGAACCTGCGATTCCAGCAGTAAACAATTCACCCACACCCTCTACCCCACGTTCTGCCATGGAAAGTTCTGCAGCTCTGAAGGAGCGGGACGATGAGTCCAGTAGTATGGTTGACGAGGACAGGCCAGCCAAGGGCACTCGGTCGATAACGCCACACGAGACCGAGGCACTGAGGTTAAAGCAAAAATGTAAAGACTTGAAGCAGAAAAtcgttgatattgaaacaCAAAATCAGATTAGAGCTATTGGCGTGTCAAGAGCAAAGGACTCCATTTCTAGACTCAGGTTTGAGTATTCTCTATTATTAGAATCTctagagaagaagaatgCCACTCTTCCATTCCCAGActtgaaaaactttaaGCCGGAGGATATCGACGCTGAAACAGTGTCATCATTATCCCTCACTGATGTGACTAATTTGTTATCAACTACACCACTAGCTCTCGCTAATATAAAAAGGTTCTTACCCAATGCTCTCGGTGACTTGATATCCGAAAGACAGCAACAATATATTAACCAAGCAGCATCGTCGGATCAACAGGCCCCTTCTACTAGCAGAACCCGCCGGAAAAGAGGTACACCTAATGGTTCATCTGCTTCATCTAGAAAAAGAATTCGGGATCCTAGAGAACCGAAAAGACCTACTAATGCCTATCTCTTTTTCTGTGATTCAGAAAGAGAACGTGTGAAATCTGAATGGGCGgaaaaaaatccaaaccAGCATattgatttatcaaaggCCATGACTGAAGTTTGGAGGAAAATGACGGACGAAGATAAAAAAccttattttgaaatgtaTGAAAAAGATAAGCAAAGATATCAGAAGGCGGTTGAGGAGTTTGCTAATATAAAGGAACAGGAACGCTTAAATGCACAGGAATTACTATCAAGCAGAGCACAAAGCGAAACAGCATCAGCTGAACCCGAGACACCCGTGAATGGAGGGTTTGAATTGGACGCACATCCAGATCCAGATATTTCTCAATTGGATGATGCCAATCAAACCAACGAGGACAtagatgaaaatgaaggagtagaaggagaaggagacgaggaagaagacgtagatgaagatgaagaggaagaagaagaagaagaagaagccAATGGTAGTCGATTGTCTACCACGGCTGAGGTAAATGGTGAACCTGACGGCAGTGAAGACCTTCTCTTGGAACTTGATTCAGAAGCCCATATTGAGGGAGAAGATGGAGAGGACGAAGATGCCGCTAAAGATGTGACCCACGAAAGTAAGGACACTGAAGATGAACATTTGTATGATGCTGCTCAATTAAGATCCGAACCTGATACTCCTCTTCATGAATAA